One genomic window of Chiloscyllium punctatum isolate Juve2018m chromosome 21, sChiPun1.3, whole genome shotgun sequence includes the following:
- the LOC140492486 gene encoding uncharacterized protein, which translates to MEQQYTQFLQDLQEDAYSSQFLTYNRIDYEFGPSGSEKVQEQYPNPQLLPNPVTSTDQPQDPKKTESSRGRARTVFSEEQKRKLMQRFHRQKYISPQERTELATALGLNCKQVKTWYQNRRMKLKRSQCIQTPGTSWDQPSFNPVSSQTCPLTRGLTPTVTKPHLISSQQQSVFSSGQAISYRRHRTSMEHPIVDIVQSSPIRRDLQYPPVSSYFQNFPPAQCSDPNFGNFHKECLMIPGTQSLSFRNQISRSGMGFPAVRIHQSPSIKEDIQCIATSTSYPPSECHQVSSSFNMGTVGRELIVSTQDFQMNPNNWNPVQNDVSLPDYLTLAPVFGSYEMQQSGSADLFSEGHPVTLSGAQCNM; encoded by the exons ATGGAGCAGCAATACACCCAGTTCCTACAGGATTTACAGGAGGATGCCTACAGCAGTCAGTTCCTCACTTACAACCGGATTGATTATGAGTTCGGCCCGTCCGGCAGCGAGAAGGTGCAGGAACAATATCCAAATCCTCAGT TGCTCCCAAACCCCGTGACCAGCACCGACCAGCCACAGGACCCAAAGAAGACGGAATCCTCCAGGGGCCGAGCGCGAACAGTGTTCAGCGAGGAGCAGAAAAGGAAACTGATGCAACGGTTTCACAGGCAGAAATATATTTCTCCACAAGAGAGGACAGAGCTCGCCACCGCCCTCGGACTGAATTGTAAACAG GTCAAGACATGGTATCAGAATAGGAGGATGAAGCTGAAACGCAGTCAGTGCATCCAAACCCCAGGAACCTCTTGGGATCAACCCAGCTTCAATCCTGTTTCATCCCAG ACCTGCCCCCTGACTCGAGGACTAACACCTACTGTAACAAAGCCCCATCTTATCAGCTCCCAGCAACAGTCTGTTTTCTCCAGTGGCCAAGCTATATCGTATAGGAGGCATCGAACCTCCATGGAGCATCCGATTGTGGACATTGTACAGTCTTCTCCAATCCGTAGAGATCTTCAATATCCACCTGTTTCTTCATATTTCCAGAACTTTCCACCAGCTCAATGCTCAGACCCCAATTTTGGCAACTTTCACAAAGAATGCCTTATGATCCCTGGCACACAGTCTTTGAGTTTCCGGAATCAGATTTCGAGATCAGGAATGGGATTCCCAGCTGTCAGAATTCACCAATCTCCATCAATCAAGGAGGACattcaatgcattgctacatccacAAGTTACCCTCCCTCAGAATGTCACCAAGTTTCATCTTCTTTTAACATGGGGACAGTTGGGAGAGAACTGATTGTTTCTACTCAGGACTTCCAAATGAACCCAAATAACTGGAATCCAGTACAAAATGATGTATCTTTGCCAGATTATCTGACACTTGCACCAGTGTTTGGTTCTTATGAAATGCAACAGTCTGGATCAGCTGATCTGTTCAGTGAAGGCCATCCTGTGACTTTGAGTGGTGCTCAATGCAATATGTGA